GCGCCTCGCCGAGCGCCATGATGCGCGACAGCTCGCTGCGGTCGCTCCAGGCGCGCACGGCGCCTTCGACGAAGTAGACCAGGATGACCATCGACGACCATTGCAGCGTGTACAGGTCGCGCTTGATGACGCCGCGCAGCGGCAGCAGCAGCGGCAGCGCCTTGAGCGCCAGCAGCGAGCCGCCCGGATGCAGCGGCGCGACCGCGATTTCCCAGGCCAGCAGCCAGACGCACAGAAGGACCAGGCTGGTCACCGCGCCCGTGTGAAACACCCTTTGCACTTGCATCGCTATTCCATCCCATGCAACTTGCGGCTGGCCGTCGCGAGGCGCCGGCCGAGCGCGATCGCAAGCCGCTTCTCATCGTCGGTCACCGGGCGCTTGCCGTCGACGCCGGCCCAGTGGGTCGCGCCGTAGGGGCTGCCGCCGCTCTCGGTGGTCATCAGTTCCGGCTCGGTGTAGGGCAGGCCCATCACCAGCATGCCGTGGTGCAGCAGCGGGATCATCATCGACAGCAGGGTCGCTTCCTGGCCGCCGTGCAGGCTGCCGGTGGAGGTGAACACGACCGCCGGCTTGCCGGACAGCGTACCCGACAACCATTGCGCCGCGGTGCCGTCGAGGAAATACTTCATCGCCGCCGCCATGTTGCCGAAGCGGGTCGGCGAACCCAGTGCCAGGCCCGCGCATTCGGCCAGATCCTCGGGCTCCACGTAGGGCGCGCCCGAACCCGGAATCTCGGGTTCCGTCGCTTCGGCCACCGTCGACACCGCCGGCACCGTGCGCAGCCGGGCTTCCATGCCCGGCACGCTGTCGATGCCCTGGGCGACCAGCTCCGCCAGCCGGCGCGTCTTGCCGTGACGCGAGTAATACAAAACGAGGATAATCAGATTGGTTGGGTTCATCGCATGTATTATAGGACGGTTTGCAAAGTGATATGCCCCCGGCGAACGCCATTTGCGCTCCCGTTCCGAATCGATCCATGCTCCCGAAATCCGTCACCGAATTCTCCCGTTCCACCAGCGAGATGATTAACGTCAGCGTCGACATGATGCGCGGCCTGACCTGGGGCGAGACGCGCGACCTGGTGCGTTTCGCGCGGCGCCGCCTGCGCGAGGAAAAGCTGCCGCAGGTCGCCGGCAGCCTGACCTTCACCACCACGCTGGCGCTGGTGCCGCTGCTGACCATCGTGCTCGCCATTTTTACCACGTTCCCGATCTTCGGGCAGCTGCGCACGGCGCTGGACCACTACTTCGTGCAGATGGTGATGCCCAGAGCCATCGCCAACACGATCACATCCAACCTGACCCAGTTCGCCAGCAAGGCGACCAAGCTGTCGGCGCTGGGCGCGATCGCGCTGGTGTTCACCTCGGCGGCGATGATCGGCACCATCGAGCGCGCCTTCAACCAGATCTGGCGCGTGCGCCAGGCGCGTCCGCTGCTGCAGCGCGTGCTGGTCTACTGGGCGCTGGTCACGCTGGGGCCGCTGGCCTTCGGTATCTCGCTGACGCTCACCTCGCAGCTGTTCACCGCCACCAACGGCCTGACCGAGGCGGTGCCGTTCGTCGGCGCGCTGTTCTACACGGCGGTGTCGGTCGCCTTGACCACCGCCGCTTATGCGCTGCTGTACATGACGGTGCCGAACCGCTACGTCGACTGGCACGATGCGCTGTGGGGCGGGCTGGTGGCGGCGATCGCGTTTGAAATCGCCAAGCGCGTGTTCGCCGTCTTCATCCGCCAGTTTCCGACCTACGCGATCATCTACGGCGCGCTGGCCGCGCTGCCGCTGTTCCTGCTGTGGATGTACCTGTCGTGGCTGATCACGCTGGTCGGCGCGCTGCTGACGGCGGCGCTGCCGGTGGTGAAATACGAGCGCTGGTGGTACGAGCCGGTGCCGGGCGGCGCCTTCGTCGACGCGGTTGCCGTGCTCAAGGTGCTGCACGGCAGCGCCACGCTGACCGGGACGACGCTGGTCTCGAGCGCCCAGATCCGCGCCCACACGCGCATCGGCTACGACGAGATGACCGAGCTGCTGCAGCGCATGACGGCGGCCGGCTGGGTCGGACGGGTCCAGCACGACGCTGGAGCCCAGTCCTTGTTCCCCTGGGGCGCGCGCGAAGGCCTGGACTGCTGGGTGCTGCTGCTCGATCCGGGGCAGATCCGCCTGGCGGACGTCTACCGCCTGTTCGTGTTCGGCGGCTTCGCGCCCGACGCCGGCGGCATGGGCGCCGAACCGCTGGTCTCGCCGCTGGCGCTCGACACTGGAACGCTGGCGCGCCAGGTCGAGTGCGCGGTCGAGGACGGGTTGCAAGTGACGCTGGCCGAGCATTTCGCGCCGCAGGCGGTGGCCGGGCGGCCGCTGCCGGCTTGAGCCGGAACGTCGAGCGTCTGCCGCGCCGATGGCCGCGCTCGGCCCGGCTTGACACGGCCGTGTTGTTTTTTCGCGAGTAGAAATGGAACAGCGTAGTTAGTTGCGCACAGGATATTTCCAAGCGGAATTGCCGAGCCTATCCTGTTTCTTCATGGATACTTTAAATGCCGCTTTCACTCATTCCCGTCGCGCCGCCGCCTGCGCGCTCGTGTCCCTGCTCAGCGCCTGCGGTGGCGGAGGGGGCGGGTCCGCACCGGACGCCGTCGCCAGCAGCGTAACGCCGGTCGCGCTGCCGGCCGGTAGCGACGTCGCGGTCCTGGGCGCGCCGGGCAGCGCCGGCCCGCTCGTGGTCCCGTCGCCGCCCGACATGTCGATCGCGCCGCCGCCCGGCACGGTCGTCGCGCCGGCAGCGCCCGACCTGTCCGCCAACGCCGTCTCTGCCGGCGCCACGATGGCCGCCAGCGCCGCTGCGCCGGCGAGCGCCCTCACGCTCGGCGACCCGGTCGCCGTCGACCTGCCGGAGGGCGCCACGGCCTGCCAGCCGAGCACCTGCCCGGCGTTCGCCGTCAATGGCTCGGTGACCAATACCCAGGGCGCCGACGACCCGAGCGCGGCCCACGGCTACCTGCTGCCGCCGGACGGCCTGGCCAGCGGCGGCTACCCCGACTTCGGCAACCTGCCGACGATGATCCTGCCGTCGGTGGCGGTCACGGTCGGCGAAGCGCTCAATGCTCCCGACTGAGGCCGAGACCGAGGCGGCGCCGCTCAGCGCATGGCCGAATAAGCGGTCGGCGCCAGGAAGCTGTTCTCGATGCGTTCGACGATGATCTTCTCGGCTTCCGACGCCGCGCGCGCCGCCAGCCACTCGGGGTCGCTCGAGAACGCGCCCCATTTGCGCTCGCGCTCGGCCATGTCGGCCCAGCGCAGGATGTAGGTCAGCTTCTGGTTGCTGTCGCCGACGACGGTGGTCCAGAAACCGACCTGCTCGATGCCGTATTTCTCGAAGAATGCCAGCGTCACGTTGCTGAAGCGGTCGTTGAGTGCGCCGATGCGGCCCGGCGCGC
This genomic stretch from Massilia sp. 9096 harbors:
- a CDS encoding DUF2069 domain-containing protein; translation: MQVQRVFHTGAVTSLVLLCVWLLAWEIAVAPLHPGGSLLALKALPLLLPLRGVIKRDLYTLQWSSMVILVYFVEGAVRAWSDRSELSRIMALGEALLVCCYFVFALLYLRPYKKQAQKLAKELLDKVKVPHD
- the wrbA gene encoding NAD(P)H:quinone oxidoreductase, with amino-acid sequence MNPTNLIILVLYYSRHGKTRRLAELVAQGIDSVPGMEARLRTVPAVSTVAEATEPEIPGSGAPYVEPEDLAECAGLALGSPTRFGNMAAAMKYFLDGTAAQWLSGTLSGKPAVVFTSTGSLHGGQEATLLSMMIPLLHHGMLVMGLPYTEPELMTTESGGSPYGATHWAGVDGKRPVTDDEKRLAIALGRRLATASRKLHGME
- a CDS encoding YihY family inner membrane protein, which encodes MLPKSVTEFSRSTSEMINVSVDMMRGLTWGETRDLVRFARRRLREEKLPQVAGSLTFTTTLALVPLLTIVLAIFTTFPIFGQLRTALDHYFVQMVMPRAIANTITSNLTQFASKATKLSALGAIALVFTSAAMIGTIERAFNQIWRVRQARPLLQRVLVYWALVTLGPLAFGISLTLTSQLFTATNGLTEAVPFVGALFYTAVSVALTTAAYALLYMTVPNRYVDWHDALWGGLVAAIAFEIAKRVFAVFIRQFPTYAIIYGALAALPLFLLWMYLSWLITLVGALLTAALPVVKYERWWYEPVPGGAFVDAVAVLKVLHGSATLTGTTLVSSAQIRAHTRIGYDEMTELLQRMTAAGWVGRVQHDAGAQSLFPWGAREGLDCWVLLLDPGQIRLADVYRLFVFGGFAPDAGGMGAEPLVSPLALDTGTLARQVECAVEDGLQVTLAEHFAPQAVAGRPLPA
- a CDS encoding NIPSNAP family protein; its protein translation is MLYELRIYHCAPGRIGALNDRFSNVTLAFFEKYGIEQVGFWTTVVGDSNQKLTYILRWADMAERERKWGAFSSDPEWLAARAASEAEKIIVERIENSFLAPTAYSAMR